The Penicillium psychrofluorescens genome assembly, chromosome: 2 nucleotide sequence CAATTGAGTCGCGAGAACGCGAAAGGGAAGCCATGGGTATCTCCCAACGCGAGCACGGTTGCTCAAAGCTGGGCGCTGGAACTCCAGAAAGGCGTCCCAGTAAGTATCTTCAAGTATGTCGGCATCGCATCAACCGAATCATTCCCTAGCCCCACCAGTGCATCCGTCAAAGCAAGACAGACAGCATTGAAGGCCAGGTCTCTGCCTTGGGATCTTCTAATCAGTCAGCACAAGAAAGCGTGGGATGAGGTATGGGATGGACTCGACATTGTTCTTCCTGGAAATGACGATCTCACAATTTTGACGCGGGCATCTTTATTCCATTTGATGACGAATCTTCGCCCCGAAAGCGAGGATTCTCTTATGGTCGGTGGGCTGGCAAGTGACTCGTATGCTGGTTTGATATTCTGGGACTCAGAGACTTGGATGTATCCCTCGATTCTGTTGATGCGTCCTGAATATGCATTGAGCATCAACCGGTATCGCAAAAGTCGATTGAAGCAGGCCCAGAAGAATGCCCAGCTGTATGGATACTCCGGTGCGCTATACCCGTGGACTAGCGCGCGATACGGGAATTGCACTGGGACAGGCCTGTGCCAACATTACCAGTATCACCTGAACACTGACATTGCACTGGCACAATGGCAATATTATCTTCAAACAGGCAATATTTCTTGGCTTAGAGAAGAAGGTTGGCCTGTAATCCGCGAAGTTGCACATATGTTCGCTGCTTTTGTTCGCAAGAATGAATCCAGACAAGGGCAGTATGAGACTATTCGCATGGGCGAGCCCGTGCGTATCATCGGTCTCTATCCCCAGAAAGAGACAGCTATACTAATGCAGATCAGGATGAATATGTGTGGAACGTCAACAATGGGGCCTTTACGAATGTTGGCATCAAACAGCTTCTGGGCGAATGGGCACCCATGGCTGCAAACGAGCTCGAGGTCGAGGCCCCTACAAACTGGTCCACAATAGCGGAAAACATAGTCATTCCTTacgatgccgaggaagcACTGATTCATGAATATGACAACATGCCCGGCACAACTGAGATCAAGCAAGCGAGCGTGGCCCTAATCAACTACCCGCTCCAGTATCGCAGAAGCACCCGCCAGGCGGTAAATGACCTTGAATACTACAGTGTATTAACTTCTCCGAACGGCCCGGCAATGACCTGGTCAATTTACGCGATCAGTGCTGCGCAGCTGCAGCACAGCGGATGCGCCACGTACACATATCTGACACGGTCATACGAACCATATCTTCGAGCACCCTTTTACCAATTCAGCGAGCAAATGAATGATGATCCACGTGCTAATGGGGGAATTAGCCCTGCGTTTCCATTCTTAACGGGACATGGTGGTTTCCTACAAGGCTTGACCCACGGTCTCACCGGATTTCGTTCACACAAGGACGCCGTAATCCTGGACCCCATGCTGCCCCCACAACTGCCCGGTGGTCTCTTCATACGGAGAGTAAAATGGAGGGGAGCAACGTTTGATATTGACATTCAACTGGAAAATTCTACCATCACAAGGGGTTTGGATACAGGTACGCGGGCTCCAGAATTCCTTCCGATACAGATCAAAGGCCCAAGGACGCGACAAACCGACTACCATCTCCGAATTGGGGATACTCTCATTGTTCCTACACGTCGCCCCGATTTGAGTCTACCAGTTATTCCAGGAAATATGGCACAATGCTCTTTCGCAACCTCTAGTACGCCGCATGTCTCAGGCCACGGGCCATTGGCTGCTGTGGACGGCTCTCCTGCGACAATTTGGCAGCCGACAGATTCTTCTATCGCTGCTGAGCTTGTAATAGACCTTCAACGCCAAATGGATGTTGGTGGATTCTATATCTTATGGGGCAATGTCCCACCGGAAAGCTTCGACGTTTACATTGCCAGGTCGCTGGAAGAGGGCTTTGACACATTTCTCAGGACACGAAAggttgaaatatcgagtcCGTATGAAGGGCCAGAAGAGGCACGAGAGGTAAAACGGAGGCCAGGGAATAGTACTTCATATACAGCGCCAGAAGGAATATCCAACGTACAGTTCGTCAAGTTGGTCGTCTTTGGAACTCAGGGCAATGAGAAGCAACTTGGGCCCACGGTGGCAGAAATTGCAATTTTATAGTTTCATAGTCTATTCCTTGTTCATGTCTTTGATAATCTCTGACGAAAACATCAAACATTTATTTGTTGATTATGCCATGTCTGCCAGTTCCCTAAAACTTTGGCTaatcttcttcagcagctggTGACCACGTGGAAAGTCATGCCCGAACGTGTGATGAATCTCGCGAGCGAGGTTGGGCTCGCAAAGGGCTAAAGTGTGTGCACCATTGCTGTGAATATCGTCGCCAGTCGGGCATCTTACGTGCAAGGTGGGAATTTCGATGAGGGTGCCGTGAAATCGAGTATCGAATCTGGTCATGCCGAGGACACCGTCTGTGAAGAAAGGCGTGCCGTCTGCTAGTAGTCGAGATTCTAAGGACTCTGCCTCTTTGCGGATTGCCCCGGTATTAGGCATATCAGCGGGCTTATGAAACCATTTTCGTGCTCTTGTGGCACTGGGACGCAGAAACTGGTCCAGTGCTTCCTGCACTACCCCCTCCATGGCTGGATCGGCCGTCAAAGTCGCCGGCTGtacctcctcgtcctcgacgcGAAACACCTTGAGAGGACTAATTGCGTTGACAAAGCAGGCAAATCGGAAGGGCCTTTCCTCCCATGATTTGAAAGGATACTTTGCTGCGTCAGAACATATGATCTGAGCTGCGAGCGCTGCCCCGGCTGAATATCCCAGCACGCCGTCAAACGGCCCTTCTTTTTCGATTAGCTCTAACAGGGATTCTTCGGTTTCGAGGACAGAGTGTGCGGAAAGAGGATTGTAGTAGCCATAGAGAGGTAGCTCGGAGAAGCTAGTTGTATACAGTGACCAGTTTCCTTCCAAACATGAGAGGCCATTCACTGTGTTGTCAATCTTGATAGTCCCATACCTTCTGTGTGTAAAACAGTTCCCTGCAAGAATTCAAATTCCATGTCCTGAAGGTCCGCTCGAATGGAAGCTTTTCTGTCAACACAACAACTCTTCGCTCAAAGCCATGAATCTGGCAGGATGATTCACCCGTCTGCAACTTGAAAATCTGCTTCCATTAGATACGATTTGACCAATCCCCATAGTTCAAGCGTGCAGTGAATATAGATACCTCATTGTTGGATCCTCTGCCATGAAGACATAGGATGCGCATGTTGCCGAGGGGAACTGGACACAGCCAGATTCCGAGAAAAAACAGTGAATGGATATTGCCAGACAAGGGGTCTCACATTAGAAAGACCCCGTGGGGCCATGGTTGCATGCTGACCAGCGAAATGAAACGGTTCCCCTCAGCTGGCGATTCGCTTAAATTCCAAGATAGGGAAGCGGGGTGGTGTTGCATGCACTAATGTACATGTATTGAGCAGATTTCCTGCGATCGGCATAGGACGTTGCAAATTTAGTGATGATCTGATCTATTCgtcttctgctgctgatggTCCTACTTTTAGCGCAGTTGCTGGTGATCTAGGGTCACTGGACACCATAAATCAATACCATTACCATTCATTTGCCCTTCCTGGTTATTCCAAGGAGCTATCGC carries:
- a CDS encoding uncharacterized protein (ID:PFLUO_003231-T1.cds;~source:funannotate) encodes the protein MEFEFLQGTVLHTEVNGLSCLEGNWSLYTTSFSELPLYGYYNPLSAHSVLETEESLLELIEKEGPFDGVLGYSAGAALAAQIICSDAAKYPFKSWEERPFRFACFVNAISPLKVFRVEDEEVQPATLTADPAMEGVVQEALDQFLRPSATRARKWFHKPADMPNTGAIRKEAESLESRLLADGTPFFTDGVLGMTRFDTRFHGTLIEIPTLHVRCPTGDDIHSNGAHTLALCEPNLAREIHHTFGHDFPRGHQLLKKISQSFRELADMA
- a CDS encoding uncharacterized protein (ID:PFLUO_003230-T1.cds;~source:funannotate), whose product is MKSLETAGVFFTLVTLLLRPILSAQQLPLGADRVSVEEKDGWTASTKEFSPNQYQCRPYVSNGYFGQNLPIEGVGYWVDQNETSGDSALNGWPLDQPRATFGTISGFWGLIPKVKRPILDENVRRGWESVVSGIPDWTGLVVSWQSEHYRPGVDPNTVERYRQTQDFRTGIVHTNVTWRPGGSEAPLQLGLNFTVLAHRSIKTLGIVRLDVVSSQNTTISITDVLDGAAASRSVPGPRAFENGSLIWTSVRPYGIGNITAFQASSVRFDGPRCDDKLVQLSRENAKGKPWVSPNASTVAQSWALELQKGVPVSIFKYVGIASTESFPSPTSASVKARQTALKARSLPWDLLISQHKKAWDEVWDGLDIVLPGNDDLTILTRASLFHLMTNLRPESEDSLMVGGLASDSYAGLIFWDSETWMYPSILLMRPEYALSINRYRKSRLKQAQKNAQLYGYSGALYPWTSARYGNCTGTGLCQHYQYHLNTDIALAQWQYYLQTGNISWLREEGWPVIREVAHMFAAFVRKNESRQGQYETIRMGEPDEYVWNVNNGAFTNVGIKQLLGEWAPMAANELEVEAPTNWSTIAENIVIPYDAEEALIHEYDNMPGTTEIKQASVALINYPLQYRRSTRQAVNDLEYYSVLTSPNGPAMTWSIYAISAAQLQHSGCATYTYLTRSYEPYLRAPFYQFSEQMNDDPRANGGISPAFPFLTGHGGFLQGLTHGLTGFRSHKDAVILDPMLPPQLPGGLFIRRVKWRGATFDIDIQLENSTITRGLDTGTRAPEFLPIQIKGPRTRQTDYHLRIGDTLIVPTRRPDLSLPVIPGNMAQCSFATSSTPHVSGHGPLAAVDGSPATIWQPTDSSIAAELVIDLQRQMDVGGFYILWGNVPPESFDVYIARSLEEGFDTFLRTRKVEISSPYEGPEEAREVKRRPGNSTSYTAPEGISNVQFVKLVVFGTQGNEKQLGPTVAEIAIL